The following proteins are co-located in the Xyrauchen texanus isolate HMW12.3.18 chromosome 43, RBS_HiC_50CHRs, whole genome shotgun sequence genome:
- the LOC127635845 gene encoding secreted frizzled-related protein 1-like has translation MKNLLPILWIFIWLFVFPSLRASEDEYIWNSDMEIHSYGKSPQCMDIPEDLRLCFNVGYRQMLLPNLLGHETIAEVKQQAGSWVPLVHKACHPGTQVLLCSLFAPVCLETRIYPCRRLCEDVRDSCTPIMEAFGFPWPEMLKCDKFPQDDVCISMNSNDTVNSAGPSSVCPPCDNEMDTDVILEHMCASEFAIKAKIKEVKKENLDRQIILQDKRKPVKLGSLKRQDLKKLVLYLKNGADCPCQQLENTGSNYLIMGRWVGKQYILTGIHKWEKSSNEFKKALKKIKSHKCQAFESVL, from the exons ATGAAGAACCTTCTCCCCATCCTGTGGATCTTTATCTGGCTGTTTGTCTTCCCTTCGCTCAGGGCTTCTGAGGATGAGTACATCTGGAATTCGGACATGGAGATACACAGTTACGGCAAAAGTCCGCAATGCATGGACATTCCCGAGGACCTGAGGTTGTGTTTTAATGTGGGCTACCGCCAAATGTTGCTTCCCAATTTGCTGGGACATGAAACCATAGCGGAGGTGAAGCAGCAAGCGGGCAGCTGGGTTCCTCTGGTCCACAAAGCCTGTCACCCCGGCACACAAGTGCTCCTCTGCTCTCTCTTCGCCCCCGTGTGCCTTGAGACACGCATATATCCGTGCCGCAGGTTGTGCGAGGATGTGCGGGACAGTTGCACGCCTATTATGGAGGCATTTGGGTTCCCTTGGCCTGAAATGCTCAAATGTGACAAGTTTCCCCAGGACGATGTTTGCATTTCCATGAACAGTAATGACACGGTCAATTCCGCAG GTCCCTCTTCTGTGTGTCCACCATGTGACAATGAGATGGATACAGATGTTATTCTGGAGCACATGTGTGCCAGTGAATTCG CAATCAAGGCAAAGATTAAGGAGGTAAAAAAAGAGAACTTGGACCGACAAATCATTCTGCAGGACAAGAGGAAGCCAGTGAAACTTGGATCTCTGAAAAGGCAGGACCTAAAGAAGCTTGTTCTCTACCTGAAAAATGGAGCAGATTGTCCTTGCCAACAACTGGAGAACACAGGGAGCAACTATTTAATTATGGGTCGTTGGGTGGGGAAACAGTATATTTTGACTGGCATTCACAAGTGGGAGAAATCTAGCAATGAATTTAAGAAGGCCCTTAAGAAAATCAAAAGCCATAAATGTCAAGCGTTTGAGTCAGTGTTGTGA